CCCCAGATAGCCATATCAAGAAGGGATAGCGAATATTCTGCTGCTGCTCCCAGCACGATTGCAAGTCCCAGCATTTTCCCTCCAAGCGAAAGTGCTGCTGTTATATTTCTTTTGCCAATCAGTTCAAACTCCTTAATTTTTGGAGTAGCCAGCACGAATAAGCCGACACCTGCCGTAAGCAAAAGCAATCCAAGTCCTAAATAAGCGGCAAAATTCAAATATAAATTCATCTTTGTTTATCTCCCTTAACCGCCAGTAGTGCTTCTTGACCCGCTGCCGAATCCTGAACTGCCCTTTGGCGAAGTATTTTTATAATTGCTGTCCAGTCTTGCTCCTTTGAATGATGAACTGTTCTTATACTTCATATAGTCATTGCTCTTATAGAGTAATGATCGGTTCGCAAAGAACATACCAGCGAAAAAGTAATGCCCAAAATATGGAGAGTTATTATCATCACATTCCCAGACACCGTCTTCGTTGTCCCATTCCCAGTCTGTACAATCGGTCCCTTCTGGTACGGGAGGGATATCCTGGTCCTGCTCAGATTTCCAATCCTGCTCTTCATCGCCAGATACATCCGGTTCCCAATCCCTGTCCGGAATGGCCTGTGGGTTGTTATTGCAGCCAGCGAGCCCCATCATCAAAGCCGTAGCAGAAATACTCGCGATCACCTTTTTTGTTTTGCCCATTTATTTCACCTCTTTCTTATTGACGTAAATATTTACGGAAGACCTGGGAAAAAGTTTCAAATTTCTTCTCACTTTCCAGATTACAACCTTCTTCTTATTTTAACACTTTCCACACGCTGTGATGCTGAATTCTACAATTCGTTTGGTATGCACTATGCATTATAGAGTGAATGACGAATGTTCGTTTTTTCCTTTTAACATTCAATCTTTCCCATCAAAAAACTCCTCGAAATTAAATTTCTCAATTTCCGCGTTTCCCAATGCGATTTTTGCTAAAATAATTTCAAATAAGCATAAACCTGCTAACATAAGAATTCCTGCAACCATAATGACAGCTCCTTTAAAATATGTTTGCATATACAATAATTTATGGAACGCGTTTCAGGTCAAGAATAAACTTTGTGAGGTTTTTAAATGGCTAATATCAGAGAAATTGCCCGAATGGCAGGCGTGTCGGTTTCCACTGTGTCACGGGTGTTGAATCATCATCCATATGTAAGCCCAGATAAACGGGAAGCAGTTCTGAAAACCATAAGAGAACTGGATTACAGCCCTAATATTAATGCTGTTCATTTATCCCGGGGAAAGACAAATATGGTAGGAGTCGTACTGCCTACGATCAATCACCCTTATTTTTCAGAACTCCTGGAAGGAATTGCTGAAGAAGCAATGAAGCATAATACCCAGCTGGTTCTCTTCCAGACAGGTTATCATCAAGAAAAAGAATTCGAAGCGTTAGAACAACTTCGAGGCCATCTTATAGATGGTGTTATATTTGCTTCACGTGCAATTCCATTTGATTCACTTTTGAAGTATAAAAGCGCGGGGCCAATTGTGTTATGCGAAGACTCTGATCAAGATGATTTTCCATCTATATCAATTAAACATGTTGCCGCTTTCAACCTGGGGTTGGAATTTTTAATATCAAAAGGTCATAAGCGAATTGCCATTTGTCTTGGGAGACTTGAAGGAACAAATAGCCAAAAACGCCAGAAGGCATACGAGGAAAAAATGAAGATGATTGGTCAGAAGGTACAAAAGGAATGGATTATTGGTAAGTGTTTAATGATTCAGGATGGGAAAAGAGTTGTGAATCATTTTTCGAAAATGAAAGAAAAACC
This window of the Mesobacillus jeotgali genome carries:
- a CDS encoding aminotransferase yhxA → MGKTKKVIASISATALMMGLAGCNNNPQAIPDRDWEPDVSGDEEQDWKSEQDQDIPPVPEGTDCTDWEWDNEDGVWECDDNNSPYFGHYFFAGMFFANRSLLYKSNDYMKYKNSSSFKGARLDSNYKNTSPKGSSGFGSGSRSTTGG
- a CDS encoding DUF350 domain-containing protein, coding for MNLYLNFAAYLGLGLLLLTAGVGLFVLATPKIKEFELIGKRNITAALSLGGKMLGLAIVLGAAAEYSLSLLDMAIWGSIGIFTQIIVFFVAEVVTVRYNLQKAIEEDNRSVGVILFSLSLSVGWIVAKSLSY
- a CDS encoding LacI family DNA-binding transcriptional regulator, whose amino-acid sequence is MANIREIARMAGVSVSTVSRVLNHHPYVSPDKREAVLKTIRELDYSPNINAVHLSRGKTNMVGVVLPTINHPYFSELLEGIAEEAMKHNTQLVLFQTGYHQEKEFEALEQLRGHLIDGVIFASRAIPFDSLLKYKSAGPIVLCEDSDQDDFPSISIKHVAAFNLGLEFLISKGHKRIAICLGRLEGTNSQKRQKAYEEKMKMIGQKVQKEWIIGKCLMIQDGKRVVNHFSKMKEKPTAFLVGNDQVAAGIITESVKQGFAVPEDVAILSFDNHPISEIMGITTIDIPTKQLGSYAFNSFIKRSGDSTNAEKIALPFTLIQRQSV